Part of the Wolbachia endosymbiont of Ctenocephalides felis wCfeJ genome, AGCCCAAACCATAAAGCCAAATACTGCTATACCTATCATTGCATAAACCATACCCATATAACCAAATACTGGTCTATGAGAAAAAGTTGACACGACCTGGCTTATGATGCCAAATGCAGGAAAAATAATGACGTAAACTTCTGGATGACCAAAAAACCAAAACAGATGTTGAAATAATACAGGATCACCACCACCAGCGGGATCGAAAAAGGAAGTGCCAATATTGCGATCAGTAAGCAGCATAGTTATAGCACCAGCAAGCACTGGCAAAGCTACAATTAGCATGAACGCCGTTAGTAAAACAGACCAAACAAATAGTGGCATCTTGGTTAATGACATGCCTTTTGCACGCATATTGAATATGGTGACTATAAAATTGATTGCTCCAACAATTGTTGACATACCAGCAATATGGAGTGCAAATATAGCGAGGTCAACTCCTGCACCTGGGTGGGACATAATTTGCGACAGAGGTGGATATAAAGTCCATCCTGTTCCAGGACCTTCACCAGCAAATACTGAGAGAACAAGCAAAATAAAAGATGATACTAACAACCAAAAACTCAAATTATTCATACGAGGAAATGCCATATCTGGTGCGCCAATCATAAGAGGTACAAACCAATTACCAAATCCTCCCATTAAGGCTGGCATGATCATAAAAAACACCATTATTACAGCATGCCCCGTAACCATTACGTTATATAACTGGTAGTTATTATTAAGTATATTAATGTGCATTAGCTGAGTGCGAATGACTATTGATAACAATCCACCAATGATTCCAGCTAATATGGAAAAAATAATGTACAGTGTCCCTATGTCTTTATGATTAGTAGAAAATAGCCAACGTCTTATACCTTTTGGTACGTCACTCATATCTATACTCCAAATTTAACTCACTCATTTTTTATTTTCGATCCACTTGTTGAAATCTTCTTTACTTACTGCCTCAACAACAATTGGCATAAATCCATGACCTTGACCACACAATTCATAACATTGCCCATAGTAAGTACCAGGGTTTTTAACATTAAACCACGCTTCGTTTAATCTGCCAGGTATTGCATCAATTTTTACACCGAAAGCTGGTATTCCCCAACTGTGTATTACATCTCCTGCAGTAACCTGTAAACGAATATTAGTACCGATAGGTAAAACAACGTTATTGTCAACAGAAAGTAACTTCAAATCTTTTGCGGTAAAGTCATCTATTCCTTTAATATAACTATCGAACGACACACCCTGATATTCTGGGTATTGATAGCTCCAATACCACTGGTGGCCAATAACTTTTAGTGTGATGTCAGCCTTTGGTACTTTTTCTTGCAGTTTTATTAATTGAGCATTCTTAAAAGCCAATATACCAACAATAATTGTTGGTATAACAAACCAGACAATTTCTAAAAGTATATTATGATTTGTTTTACTTACATTCTTCACTTTGCTCTTACGAAAGCGAAATACTATATAAGCGAGCAGCGCCCATACGAGAAGCATTATTGCAGTCATCACACTCATTACAAACGAATGTGACTTAACTACAACCTCCATTATCTCAGTTGCAGGTGTAGGAAATCCAAATTGCCAAGAAGCAGGAGCAGAAGCAACTGAGATATTCGAGTAAAACATTATCAATAATGCAAATAACGTCACCATATTTGTTTGCTGTAAAACTAACTGTATAATAGTATACATAAGTGTGCTATGCAACAGAGATTAGTGGTGTTTAATAATTTTTTAGCATTCAATAAGTATAATGGTACAGTACTAATTTGAGGGAGAAAGTGTTTACATAGATCTATTTTAAGTTAAAATATTATAATATTTTAAGTTGAGTGTTTACTTTAAGTAAATTCTATAATAAGTTTAATAGTGTCTGTTACTGCTAATAACCCTCTAGCCTCACACCTAAAAGCAGTAACAGACACTATTAAACTTTATGTCTATTTGTTCATAAATAAAAACCTACTTTATATTATATTGTAAACTATACTTTATTAACTAACTTTTAATACTCATGGCAGCATATAAGGTTTGTATATTATAGAAAATAATTAATGTAAGACCTCCTGCATTATAGTAAGAAATTTTTAGGAGAGACGCATCTTAACTTGAGCAAGTAGCTATCTTTCTATAAAAGACCTATCAACTGTTGCAATTATAGGTGTAAACAGGAATGATAAGAGAGTGCGAGATTGAGTAACTATGTATACCTCTGCTGGCATACCAGGATATAAATATACATTTTTAAACTGAGCAAGCTCCGGCTTTGGTATCACTACACGTACTGAATAATAACGTCCTAATCTTGGATCATCAAGAGCATCAGGAGAAATATGGCTTACGATACCGTTAATTAAACTTAAACGACGTGCACTGTAAGCATTCAGTCTTACTTTAACTTTTAATCCTTTTAATCCGTCAATAGAGACTATATTGCTATCTTTTTTTTGTGCCGATATTATCTCCTCTATATTTCTAGTGTGAATTTTAGCGTCTATTATTAAATCATCATTCGATGGTACTACGCTCATAATTGGCACTCCAGATTGTATAACGCCACCTTCTGTATGGTACCTTATATCTGTAACTATTCCATCTTGGGGTGATCTAATTACTGTGCGCGCTAATGCATCTTCTGCAACCATAAACCTCTCCCTTAAGTCAGCAATAGATGTACTGATTTCCTTAAGTTCAGTGTTTGCTCTTTCTTGAGCATCATTCTGCACATTTATAATTTCTAACTCATTTTCTCCAATCTTTTGTTGTACTTGAGATATTGCAGCACGGTAATGACCGACTCTACCTTCAATATCAGCAAACTGTTTTTCTAAAGCCAAGATGTGAGGCTTGCCTATGTGGCCACTATTAAGAAGCTGCCTTTTTGTTTCTAATTCCTCAGCTATTAAGTCATATTGTTTGAGAACTGCATCCAATTGAGAATTCAGCCCCACTAACTCGTCATTTAGCTGCTTTATACGCTGTTGGAGTATGTCAGTCTTTCCTAATATACTCTTGCGCTGAGAATCAAATAGTTTTATCTGATTTCTCATTACTTTATTTGCAACCTCACTGTTAGATACTTTTTTGACTTCGTCAGGAAACTCAATTTTATCCAAGCCTGCCCTGATAGCAATAAGTCTTGCTTCAGTTGCCAAAAGTGACAAGAGCTTTTCTTTGATTATACTTAAATTCGCCTTCTCATTAACATCATTTAACAAAACTAAAGGTTCATCTTTTTTAACTGCTTGGCCCTCTTTGACCAAAATTTTGCTTATTATTCCTCCACCCAGATGTTGAACTATTTTCCTGTTTGAAGATACAATAACTTCTCCACTGGCATGCACTGCCCCATCAATTGGAGCTATAGCTGACCAAATACCACCTATTCCAAAAAAAATGAGTATTACTATCAGGCCAAAAAATAGTGGTCCCCATGTTACTCTCAGGACCTCATTTACGTTATTACCTTCGCGTTTTAAAATAAAGCTTGTCACTGCATCAATTAATGCAAATGTTTTATCTAAAAACTTCGGATACTTTTTCTTTTTTGCTCCTTTCATGTTTATATTATCACTATGACCAAGTAGACCTGTCAAAGAAAATCCAGAGCTAAGTTTTTTTAACTTACTTATCATACATTACTGTGAATTGCGTTGGCATTAAGATAACATACAAAAACAAGGAATCTATGGTTTAAGCATCTATATTAAGATTGTGGAACATCAGAATAAACCATTTAGTAACAATTTTGCTATATCTTGACCTGACTTAAGTTCTTAGTGGGTATGAAAACTGCCCATATTACGAAAAAATCTATTGCCAACCAGACAATGTTCTGTTAGTAATCAGAAAAATTAGGTTATTATGTTTCAATTAGAAGGCAGGAAATTCTTAGTTACTGGAGCTTCAGGCGGAATCGGTCAAGCAATTGTAAAGATTATGTACGCAGCCGGAGCGACTTTATGCATTTCTGGCACAAAAAAAGAGGCTCTTGAAGAAATTGCTAAACAGCATGAAAAGAACGTGTATGCACTTCCTTGTAACTTGTCAGATGCTGAGGAAGTAAGTCAGCTAGTAAATAGAGCAAGTGAGTTAATGGAGGGCTTTGACGGGCTTATATGCAATGCAGGCATTACGCAAGATAGTTTACTGCTGAGAATGGTAGATGAAGCATGGCAGAAAGTGATTGATATTAACTTGAGCTCCACATTTAAGCTAAATAGAGAAGCGTGCAGAAAACTAATTAAGAATAACTGGGGGAGGATTATAAATGTTTCCTCAATAGTAGCGTTAACAGGAAATGCTGGGCAAGCAAATTATGCAGCATCAAAAGCTGGAGTAATAGCTATGAGCAAATCTATAGCAAAAGAAGTTGCAAGTCGCAATATAACCGTAAATTGTATTGCTCCTGGGTTTATAGATACTAAAATGACTGGAGTTTTAGCTGAAGAGCAAAAGAAAAAAATATTAGATAATATTCCAATGAAAAGAATGGGAACAGTGGAAGAAGTAGCAACAGGTGTCTTGTTTTTAGCGAGCGATGAGGCAAAGTATATCACAGGTCATGTGCTGAATATTAATGGCGGTTTGTTCATGCAGTGACACCTTATTTGTAGACAAGCTATAAATTTTACTTTAAAATGTATATATGTAAAATAAATTTTATCACTCTAGTTTATTATTGAGGCAAGAAAATGAGCTCTATAATAAGAAAATTTTTTAACGTTTTGTATGTGGTGTTACTTTTCTCGTGTTGCCCAATTGCTTCTGAAGCTAGCAGTGGAATGGACAGTACGACCGAAGTAATATGCAATATTATTGGGTACATTTGGGGGATAGGTGGTCCACTTATGACCGTAGTAATAATCGGTGCATCCTTACTTGCAATATTTGGCAGAATGCCTTGGCCAGCTCTCTTCGCTTTAGGTATGTTTTGCGGCGTATTTTTTGGTGCCAAGACGATTATAATGAATATTATGCCTAAGAGCCTTGAGGTAGAAGAGATGTTGAAAAGCTGTGGGACAAAGAAACCATAAAAAAGCAGCATGCTAAAGTGCTTTTTGTCATCCATTGAATTGCTTCATGTCTTCAATTTGTAGCAAGTAAGGGCTATCTTTTGGTAAAGTCTCAATAGCTAGCTCAGCATACTTTATAAATTGTTTTAAATTACCTTCAATACAAGCCTTTTTTGTTAAAGCAAAATAGTGCATTGCCGTATCAGCATTATATTTATATGCGATACTTAAATACTTCCAGACGAAAGCACTATTTGGTTCTATACTTGCGGTTTGTTCTAGGTAGAAAATTGCTTTTTTTACATCGCCACACAACAATAGAGTATGGGATAATGCAAGTTTTACTAAATAGCTGTTTTTCTCAGGTAAATACTTTAGTGATTCTTCATACATTTTTATTGCTTCGTTTAGATTCCCAATCTTATATAGCATTTCTGCTTTTAGTTCATATAGATATGGATCATCGCGTGATTTTTGAACTAATGAATCAATTGTAGTAATGGCTTCTTCCATTTTCCCTTGCCTATAGCGGACTATAGCATTTACATACTCAGAATTATCTTCATATTTATTAGATAACACGTGGATAGGGGAAAAGAAAGAATCTAGCTTAGTAACCATACGCTTAAACTTTAGTAATTTATCCGCAAGAATCGGTTTTACATTGTTCTTAACTTTATAATTCCGTACAGCAAGTATGCGCTTATCGCTAAGCGGGTGA contains:
- the ctaD gene encoding cytochrome c oxidase subunit I, whose amino-acid sequence is MSDVPKGIRRWLFSTNHKDIGTLYIIFSILAGIIGGLLSIVIRTQLMHINILNNNYQLYNVMVTGHAVIMVFFMIMPALMGGFGNWFVPLMIGAPDMAFPRMNNLSFWLLVSSFILLVLSVFAGEGPGTGWTLYPPLSQIMSHPGAGVDLAIFALHIAGMSTIVGAINFIVTIFNMRAKGMSLTKMPLFVWSVLLTAFMLIVALPVLAGAITMLLTDRNIGTSFFDPAGGGDPVLFQHLFWFFGHPEVYVIIFPAFGIISQVVSTFSHRPVFGYMGMVYAMIGIAVFGFMVWAHHMFTVGLSEDAAIFFSTSTIFIGVITGVKVFSWIATMWGGAIELKTPMLFALGFIFMFVGGGITGIILSQGGIDRLLHDTYYVVAHFHYVMSLAAIFGAFAGFYYWIGKMSGRQYNECLGKIHFWLTFISTNITFLPQHFLGLAGMPRRIPDYPDAFIPWNYVSSIGSYMSFISVMLFVFIVIHLFKWGKKAGNNPWGGDTLEWTISSPPPFHTFEKPPVIK
- the coxB gene encoding cytochrome c oxidase subunit II yields the protein MVTLFALLIMFYSNISVASAPASWQFGFPTPATEIMEVVVKSHSFVMSVMTAIMLLVWALLAYIVFRFRKSKVKNVSKTNHNILLEIVWFVIPTIIVGILAFKNAQLIKLQEKVPKADITLKVIGHQWYWSYQYPEYQGVSFDSYIKGIDDFTAKDLKLLSVDNNVVLPIGTNIRLQVTAGDVIHSWGIPAFGVKIDAIPGRLNEAWFNVKNPGTYYGQCYELCGQGHGFMPIVVEAVSKEDFNKWIENKK
- a CDS encoding HlyD family type I secretion periplasmic adaptor subunit translates to MISKLKKLSSGFSLTGLLGHSDNINMKGAKKKKYPKFLDKTFALIDAVTSFILKREGNNVNEVLRVTWGPLFFGLIVILIFFGIGGIWSAIAPIDGAVHASGEVIVSSNRKIVQHLGGGIISKILVKEGQAVKKDEPLVLLNDVNEKANLSIIKEKLLSLLATEARLIAIRAGLDKIEFPDEVKKVSNSEVANKVMRNQIKLFDSQRKSILGKTDILQQRIKQLNDELVGLNSQLDAVLKQYDLIAEELETKRQLLNSGHIGKPHILALEKQFADIEGRVGHYRAAISQVQQKIGENELEIINVQNDAQERANTELKEISTSIADLRERFMVAEDALARTVIRSPQDGIVTDIRYHTEGGVIQSGVPIMSVVPSNDDLIIDAKIHTRNIEEIISAQKKDSNIVSIDGLKGLKVKVRLNAYSARRLSLINGIVSHISPDALDDPRLGRYYSVRVVIPKPELAQFKNVYLYPGMPAEVYIVTQSRTLLSFLFTPIIATVDRSFIER
- the fabG gene encoding 3-oxoacyl-[acyl-carrier-protein] reductase, coding for MFQLEGRKFLVTGASGGIGQAIVKIMYAAGATLCISGTKKEALEEIAKQHEKNVYALPCNLSDAEEVSQLVNRASELMEGFDGLICNAGITQDSLLLRMVDEAWQKVIDINLSSTFKLNREACRKLIKNNWGRIINVSSIVALTGNAGQANYAASKAGVIAMSKSIAKEVASRNITVNCIAPGFIDTKMTGVLAEEQKKKILDNIPMKRMGTVEEVATGVLFLASDEAKYITGHVLNINGGLFMQ
- a CDS encoding TrbC/VirB2 family protein yields the protein MSSIIRKFFNVLYVVLLFSCCPIASEASSGMDSTTEVICNIIGYIWGIGGPLMTVVIIGASLLAIFGRMPWPALFALGMFCGVFFGAKTIIMNIMPKSLEVEEMLKSCGTKKP
- a CDS encoding M48 family metalloprotease, with the protein product MIKFFTLLLFFIYCNSAYSVNIIRDSEVETVVKELAHPLFSAAGIDGERIKVFIINDNSINAFVIDNNSIFIHLGLLQYSTEPYVLLGILAHEIAHISAGHVLQMSGAVGYFHSIAMISYVVGLVSTIIIDPQVASAILLSGVALSSRLFFNYSQEQESVADSYALRYLDESGYDNSGMKEVFSYFKSIEHENAERYFRTHPLSDKRILAVRNYKVKNNVKPILADKLLKFKRMVTKLDSFFSPIHVLSNKYEDNSEYVNAIVRYRQGKMEEAITTIDSLVQKSRDDPYLYELKAEMLYKIGNLNEAIKMYEESLKYLPEKNSYLVKLALSHTLLLCGDVKKAIFYLEQTASIEPNSAFVWKYLSIAYKYNADTAMHYFALTKKACIEGNLKQFIKYAELAIETLPKDSPYLLQIEDMKQFNG